In Actinomadura citrea, a single window of DNA contains:
- a CDS encoding CHAP domain-containing protein: protein MTARTFDLTKRMGTRVAAGAVLSMAGVFGFASLAPSAQADTKPANTAHVAEVSKADANGAKTGGQSAKAGASAQDVIKLARTQVGTHEDASGNSKFNNWYIGSSLGELNAHRIGAESASVYKGQSWCDMFVSWLGQHTGTKGMGADAYTVSHAQWFKKTGRFGQTPKPGAVVFFAWNGGGIKGVEHVGIVVKDNHDGTINTIEGNTGDAVKKKVRDTSTVAGYGYPEYR, encoded by the coding sequence ATGACCGCTCGTACCTTCGACCTGACCAAGCGCATGGGCACCCGCGTGGCCGCCGGAGCCGTCCTCTCAATGGCAGGTGTGTTCGGCTTCGCCTCCCTGGCCCCGTCCGCCCAGGCGGACACCAAGCCCGCGAACACCGCGCACGTTGCCGAGGTGTCCAAGGCCGACGCCAACGGCGCCAAGACCGGCGGCCAGAGCGCCAAGGCCGGCGCCTCCGCGCAGGACGTCATCAAGCTCGCCCGCACGCAGGTCGGCACCCACGAGGACGCCTCGGGCAACAGCAAGTTCAACAACTGGTACATCGGCTCGTCGCTGGGCGAGCTGAACGCCCACCGCATCGGTGCCGAGAGCGCCTCCGTCTACAAGGGCCAGTCCTGGTGCGACATGTTCGTGTCCTGGCTGGGCCAGCACACCGGCACCAAGGGAATGGGCGCCGACGCCTACACCGTCAGCCACGCCCAGTGGTTCAAGAAGACCGGCCGCTTCGGCCAGACGCCGAAGCCCGGCGCCGTGGTCTTCTTCGCCTGGAACGGCGGCGGCATCAAGGGTGTCGAACACGTCGGCATCGTCGTGAAGGACAACCACGACGGCACCATCAACACCATCGAGGGCAACACCGGTGACGCGGTGAAGAAGAAGGTCCGCGACACCTCCACCGTCGCCGGCTACGGCTACCCCGAGTACCGGTGA
- a CDS encoding alpha/beta fold hydrolase: MSTITTHDGTEIYYKDWGEGPAVTFSHGWPLSSDAWDGQMLFLVQHGYRVVAHDRRGHGRSSQTSTSNDMDGYADDLAAVIEALDLRDATLVGHSTGGGEVARYIGRHGTSRVAKAVLIAAVPPIMVKTEANPEGLPIEVFDDMREALFNDRSQFYQDLAIQFYGANRPGAGISQGVLDQFWLWSMQSGLLNAYESIKAFSETDFHDDLAKFDVPTLVLHGEDDQIVPVKDSAIKSARLIKGAKDVYYPGAPHGITATHQDQLNAELLAFLRS, encoded by the coding sequence ATGAGCACGATCACTACCCATGACGGTACGGAGATCTATTACAAGGATTGGGGCGAGGGCCCGGCCGTGACGTTCTCGCACGGCTGGCCGTTGAGCTCCGACGCATGGGACGGCCAGATGCTGTTCCTCGTCCAGCACGGCTATCGGGTGGTCGCGCACGATCGGCGCGGTCACGGCCGATCCAGCCAGACCTCCACGAGCAATGACATGGACGGCTACGCCGACGATCTCGCCGCGGTGATCGAGGCGCTCGACCTCAGGGATGCCACGCTGGTGGGCCACTCCACCGGCGGCGGGGAGGTCGCGCGCTACATCGGCCGGCACGGCACGAGCCGGGTGGCCAAGGCGGTCCTGATCGCGGCGGTGCCCCCGATCATGGTGAAGACCGAAGCCAACCCCGAAGGCCTCCCGATCGAGGTCTTCGACGACATGCGCGAGGCCCTCTTCAACGACCGTTCGCAGTTCTACCAGGATCTGGCCATCCAGTTCTATGGCGCCAACCGGCCCGGTGCCGGCATCTCCCAGGGAGTGCTGGATCAGTTCTGGCTGTGGAGCATGCAATCGGGTCTCCTCAACGCCTACGAGAGCATCAAGGCCTTTTCCGAGACCGACTTCCACGACGACCTCGCCAAATTCGATGTGCCGACTCTGGTGCTGCACGGCGAGGACGACCAGATCGTCCCGGTCAAGGACTCGGCGATCAAATCCGCCCGGCTGATCAAGGGCGCCAAGGACGTCTACTACCCCGGCGCCCCCCACGGCATCACAGCCACCCACCAAGACCAGCTCAACGCCGAACTGCTGGCCTTCCTCCGAAGCTGA